In one window of Episyrphus balteatus chromosome 3, idEpiBalt1.1, whole genome shotgun sequence DNA:
- the LOC129913010 gene encoding uncharacterized protein LOC129913010, producing the protein MCRAFILLNGFALFIWFVGVSSVTDWEFVLLRFEQNTSNSDIISFDLRTLRVNRGVYAVNGSLMLATDIDDTYSVSLKLYRSSSGGSDFKATPFEIPTTTFYKFMTSIYVKMLQKDLIKCSTLPEHKDSFEGPLPQNTYFFNKCIITNDGMPGHVQPGLYRATGHLSNENNVELWVSIFFEVNTKSMV; encoded by the exons ATGTGTCGGGCATTTATTCTATTAAACggttttgcattatttatttGGTTTGTTGGAGTATCTAGTGTTACG GATTGGGAATTTGTCCTACTACGTTTCGAACAAAATACTTCAAATTCTGATATTATCTCGTTTGATCTGCGTACATTACGAGTTAATCGAGGAGTTTATGCAGTCAATGGGTCTCTAATGCTTGCCACTGACATTGACGACACTTATTCG GTTAGTTTAAAATTATATCGAAGTTCTTCGGGGGGTAGTGATTTTAAAGCAACTCCGTTCGAAATTCCAACAACaactttttacaaattcatgACATCGATTTATGTTAAAATGTTGCAGAaagatttaataaaatgcaGTACCTTGCCAGAACATAAAGACAGTTTCGAAGGACCATTACCAcaaaacacttattttttcaACAAGTGCATAATAACGAATGATGGAATGCCAGGACACGTTCAACCGGGTCTATACAGAGCTACTGGTCATTTATCTAACGAAAATAATGTTGAGCTTTgggtttctatattttttgaagttaatACCAAATCAAtggtttaa